In Bacillus sp. KH172YL63, one genomic interval encodes:
- a CDS encoding DUF1128 domain-containing protein, whose amino-acid sequence MDLSQNTAENIEFMVTAIKEKLKIVNAGAVKPEDFDEAMYEDLHDLYVMVDRKERFSPSEMTAIIEEMGNLRRK is encoded by the coding sequence GTGGATTTATCTCAAAATACAGCAGAGAATATCGAATTCATGGTAACAGCAATCAAAGAAAAATTAAAAATAGTCAACGCCGGTGCCGTCAAACCAGAAGATTTCGATGAAGCGATGTACGAAGACCTTCATGATTTGTACGTCATGGTCGACCGCAAAGAACGGTTCAGCCCGAGTGAAATGACGGCCATTATCGAAGAAATGGGCAATCTTCGCCGTAAATAA
- a CDS encoding low molecular weight protein-tyrosine-phosphatase, with protein MVSVLFVCLGNICRSPMAEAIFRAKVKAGNLEGVIEVDSAGTGDWHTGKKPHEGTLSILSENNIDSDGLKARQFTAEDREYDYIVAMDSSNEQHVMEMLEKEHHGKVFKLLSLIEESDLQDVPDPYYTGNFQEVYELVETGCGLLLNKIIKDNGLKEGNTYGKQ; from the coding sequence ATGGTATCTGTTTTGTTCGTGTGTCTCGGGAATATATGCCGTTCCCCGATGGCAGAAGCAATCTTCAGGGCGAAGGTGAAGGCCGGGAACCTTGAAGGAGTCATTGAGGTGGACTCTGCTGGCACAGGCGACTGGCATACAGGAAAGAAACCTCATGAAGGAACTTTGTCCATCCTTAGCGAAAATAACATAGACAGCGATGGCCTCAAAGCCCGCCAGTTTACGGCGGAGGATAGGGAGTATGACTACATCGTTGCCATGGATTCATCCAATGAACAGCATGTGATGGAGATGCTTGAAAAAGAGCATCACGGCAAGGTGTTCAAGCTCCTTTCGCTCATAGAGGAAAGTGATCTGCAGGATGTACCTGATCCGTATTATACCGGGAATTTTCAAGAAGTGTACGAATTAGTGGAAACCGGATGCGGGCTGTTGCTGAATAAAATAATAAAAGACAATGGATTGAAGGAGGGCAATACATATGGGAAGCAA